From Marivirga harenae, one genomic window encodes:
- a CDS encoding DUF6428 family protein translates to MQLSEIKSALNDLSKVNFQLPNGDFVPPHFHITEVGIITRNFIDCGGTMRNEKTVNFQLWEDGYYDHRLGAKKLYDIITLSEDKLGIDEHMEVEVEYQSNTIGKYKLDFNGEHFVLVNTQTDCLAKDKCGIPASKPKVQLADVSGTSANACAPGSGCC, encoded by the coding sequence ATGCAACTTTCTGAAATCAAATCAGCACTCAATGACTTGAGTAAAGTGAACTTTCAATTACCAAATGGAGATTTCGTCCCACCGCATTTTCACATTACAGAAGTGGGAATCATCACACGTAACTTTATCGATTGTGGCGGAACGATGAGAAACGAAAAAACAGTAAACTTTCAACTATGGGAAGATGGGTATTATGACCATAGATTAGGAGCTAAAAAACTTTATGATATCATTACCTTATCTGAGGATAAATTGGGAATTGATGAGCATATGGAAGTAGAGGTTGAATATCAGAGCAACACTATTGGCAAATACAAGCTAGATTTTAATGGAGAGCATTTTGTACTAGTCAATACTCAGACTGATTGTTTGGCAAAAGATAAATGTGGAATTCCAGCTTCAAAACCTAAAGTGCAATTAGCAGATGTTTCCGGTACATCAGCAAATGCTTGTGCTCCTGGAAGTGGATGTTGTTAA
- the arsB gene encoding ACR3 family arsenite efflux transporter: MTEQSGKKKMAFFERYLSVWVALCIAVGILIGYLAGEDITILSELEIYKVNLPIAILVWMMIYPMMLQIDFSSIKGVGKAPKGLIMTVIINWLIKPFTMAFFAWIFFEHLYSAFIEPEMAGEYIAGAILLGAAPCTAMVFVWSYLTDGDPNYTLVQVSVNDLIILVAFIPLVGFLLGITNVSIPYGTLAASIIIFVVIPLVAGVITNKIIVAQKGEKWFQEIFLPKFKPVSIIALLLTLILLFAFQGPNIIENPIIILLIAVPLILQTYLIFFIAWFAGRKLKLSHAVCSPAAMIGASNFFELAVAVAIALFGLQSPAALVTVVGVLVEVPVMLSLVALANKWKY; the protein is encoded by the coding sequence ATGACTGAACAATCAGGGAAAAAGAAAATGGCATTTTTCGAACGTTATTTGAGCGTTTGGGTAGCCTTATGTATTGCTGTCGGAATCCTTATTGGATATTTAGCTGGAGAGGATATCACTATCCTTAGCGAGTTGGAAATTTATAAAGTTAACTTACCTATCGCCATTTTAGTATGGATGATGATTTATCCAATGATGCTGCAAATCGATTTCTCCAGCATAAAAGGTGTGGGAAAAGCGCCAAAAGGATTGATTATGACAGTTATTATCAACTGGCTCATCAAGCCTTTTACAATGGCATTTTTCGCTTGGATATTTTTTGAGCATTTGTATTCAGCCTTTATTGAGCCTGAAATGGCTGGAGAATATATTGCAGGAGCTATTTTATTAGGTGCGGCACCTTGTACGGCTATGGTTTTCGTATGGTCATATCTAACCGATGGCGATCCCAATTATACGCTAGTGCAAGTTTCGGTTAATGACCTGATAATTTTAGTTGCTTTCATTCCTCTAGTAGGTTTTCTTCTAGGTATTACAAATGTCTCCATCCCTTATGGAACATTGGCAGCAAGCATCATAATTTTTGTGGTAATCCCTTTGGTAGCTGGAGTAATTACCAATAAAATCATAGTGGCACAAAAAGGTGAAAAGTGGTTTCAAGAAATATTTTTACCAAAATTCAAGCCTGTTAGCATAATTGCATTGCTTTTGACCTTGATTCTTTTATTTGCATTTCAGGGACCGAACATAATAGAAAATCCTATCATTATTTTATTGATTGCTGTTCCACTAATTCTTCAGACCTATTTGATATTTTTCATTGCTTGGTTTGCAGGAAGGAAATTAAAATTATCACATGCGGTTTGCTCACCAGCAGCTATGATCGGGGCCAGTAATTTCTTTGAATTGGCAGTGGCAGTAGCCATAGCTTTGTTCGGATTGCAAAGCCCGGCTGCATTAGTAACGGTTGTGGGGGTTTTAGTGGAGGTACCAGTCATGCTTTCTTTAGTGGCATTGGCCAATAAATGGAAGTATTAG
- a CDS encoding protein-tyrosine-phosphatase: protein MFQRLTEYIKTLDIESISNERKDVLTPFISYLKAKLNSGEKITLNFICTHNSRRSHLSQIWAQAMAEYFQLNQIQCYSGGTASTAVYPMTIQVLVGAGFESIKLSQGENPVIGIKYSEDTHPVIAFSKTFDHPFNPSIGFAALMTCSDADENCPFIPGTEKRITLNYHDPKAFDDSPEKEQKYEERSRQIATEMFYVFSNLKKS from the coding sequence ATGTTCCAAAGACTAACTGAATACATCAAAACACTGGATATTGAATCGATTTCCAATGAAAGGAAGGATGTTCTTACGCCTTTTATAAGCTATTTAAAAGCAAAACTCAATTCGGGAGAAAAGATTACGCTGAATTTCATTTGTACCCATAATTCTAGAAGGAGTCACCTTTCCCAAATATGGGCACAGGCTATGGCGGAATATTTTCAATTGAACCAAATCCAATGTTACTCAGGAGGAACAGCTTCAACTGCAGTTTATCCTATGACTATTCAAGTGTTAGTAGGAGCGGGCTTTGAAAGCATAAAACTTTCTCAAGGAGAAAACCCCGTTATTGGGATAAAATATAGTGAAGATACTCATCCTGTTATCGCTTTTTCTAAAACTTTTGACCATCCATTTAATCCATCAATTGGGTTTGCTGCGCTCATGACTTGTTCTGATGCCGATGAAAATTGTCCTTTTATTCCAGGAACGGAAAAAAGAATAACATTGAATTATCATGATCCTAAAGCTTTTGACGACAGTCCGGAAAAAGAACAAAAATATGAAGAGCGTAGCAGACAGATCGCTACAGAAATGTTTTACGTATTTTCAAATCTTAAAAAATCATGA
- a CDS encoding ArsR/SmtB family transcription factor, producing the protein MGVTKSDLFTAEQNDLANVAKAFAHPARLAIIQYLLKSNACINGHLVSELGLAQATISQHLKALKEVGIIQGTIEGVSISYCINPVRWEEVKNLFSGMFELYHNPNQQDCC; encoded by the coding sequence ATGGGCGTAACGAAATCCGATTTATTCACTGCAGAGCAAAATGACTTGGCTAATGTTGCCAAAGCTTTTGCGCATCCTGCAAGATTGGCTATAATACAGTATTTGCTGAAATCCAATGCTTGCATAAATGGGCATTTAGTTTCTGAATTGGGATTGGCACAAGCCACCATCAGTCAGCATTTAAAAGCATTAAAGGAAGTAGGGATAATTCAAGGCACTATTGAGGGCGTTTCGATTAGTTACTGTATAAATCCAGTACGCTGGGAAGAAGTTAAAAACCTATTCAGTGGAATGTTTGAATTGTATCATAACCCGAATCAGCAGGACTGCTGCTGA